One Methylocaldum marinum DNA window includes the following coding sequences:
- a CDS encoding amidohydrolase family protein, whose amino-acid sequence MARIDPEGKRLPIKLDTATNGEYLPIPLARPVRLAKQLAHDQASKVSRRLGMSRRTFLKSASGAAVTLLAMNQAFAAAGRTGGRFQISPEAAYEPELAEAALGGKEFIFDVQGHHVNPKGAWRRPTNRWTYSLRFFPQSDCGDGAIECFSPEHFIREVFLDSDTVMAVLSAVPAAPGDDPLTLEDAAATRATVDALQGSHRLLIHGLVRPNFPGEIDAMAMQKEKYGIAAWKTYTQWGPSGKGYWLDDPEVGIPFIDKARSLGVKVICIHKGLPLFGLDYAHSTCRDIGVVAKRFPDVAFIVYHSGYEPKRKERAYDPKNASAGVDSLIKTVQDNGIAPNSNVYAELGSTWKLLMRDPDQAAHVLGKLFKYIGENNVLWGTDSIWYGSPQDQIQAFRAFQIGEPLRERYGYPKMTAELRAKVFGLNAAKPYAVSTEEIKTRTTSDRVTDIKRIYLEDPEPSFLSYGPKTKREFFNLLRFRGGPL is encoded by the coding sequence ATGGCGCGCATCGATCCCGAAGGCAAACGTTTGCCCATCAAGCTGGATACCGCCACCAATGGCGAGTACCTGCCGATACCGTTGGCCCGGCCGGTCCGCCTGGCGAAGCAGCTCGCGCACGACCAGGCATCGAAGGTATCGCGACGGCTCGGCATGAGCCGGCGGACATTTTTGAAGTCGGCGTCCGGCGCTGCCGTGACGCTGCTGGCCATGAACCAGGCCTTTGCCGCGGCCGGCCGTACCGGCGGCCGCTTCCAAATTTCTCCGGAAGCGGCATATGAACCCGAGCTGGCCGAAGCGGCGCTGGGTGGCAAAGAGTTCATCTTCGACGTCCAGGGGCACCACGTGAATCCCAAGGGGGCGTGGCGACGGCCGACCAACCGATGGACTTACAGCCTCCGCTTCTTTCCGCAGTCCGATTGCGGCGACGGCGCCATCGAATGCTTTTCTCCGGAACATTTCATCCGCGAAGTGTTTCTCGACAGCGATACCGTGATGGCGGTGCTCTCCGCCGTTCCGGCCGCCCCGGGCGACGACCCCTTGACCCTGGAAGACGCCGCCGCCACCCGAGCCACTGTGGACGCCTTGCAAGGCTCTCACCGGCTGCTGATACACGGGCTGGTTCGCCCCAACTTCCCGGGTGAAATCGACGCAATGGCCATGCAAAAGGAAAAATACGGCATTGCCGCCTGGAAAACCTACACTCAGTGGGGACCTTCGGGAAAAGGCTATTGGCTCGACGATCCCGAGGTCGGGATTCCCTTCATCGACAAAGCGCGCAGCCTGGGCGTCAAAGTCATTTGCATACACAAAGGACTTCCCTTGTTCGGCCTCGACTACGCCCATTCCACCTGCCGCGACATCGGCGTCGTGGCCAAGCGCTTTCCCGACGTCGCGTTTATCGTCTATCACTCCGGCTATGAACCGAAGCGCAAGGAAAGAGCCTACGATCCCAAGAACGCTTCGGCGGGCGTGGATTCGCTGATCAAGACCGTACAGGACAATGGCATCGCGCCGAACAGCAACGTCTATGCCGAACTCGGCAGCACCTGGAAGCTGCTGATGCGCGACCCCGACCAGGCCGCGCACGTACTCGGCAAGCTGTTCAAATATATCGGTGAAAACAATGTGCTGTGGGGCACCGACTCGATCTGGTACGGCAGCCCCCAAGACCAGATCCAGGCCTTTCGCGCGTTCCAGATCGGCGAGCCCCTCAGGGAACGCTACGGGTACCCGAAAATGACGGCGGAACTAAGGGCCAAGGTTTTCGGCCTGAACGCCGCCAAGCCCTATGCCGTCTCTACCGAAGAAATCAAAACGCGCACCACCTCCGATCGAGTAACGGACATCAAACGCATTTACCTGGAAGATCCCGAACCGAGCTTCCTCAGTTATGGACCGAAGACGAAGCGGGAATTTTTCAACCTGCTCCGGTTCAGAGGAGGGCCGTT
- a CDS encoding MlaD family protein: MSVRHISFIVALLLLLFGCGRDQLELNLQLDAPGGLQPEDPVVIRNRIVGRVTGVEATGQSGYHARLSIESEFAAEVTQSARFVVEEDSDNPGKHRVEIVPGKAGDAPLTDGATVRGTVRQAPFFPFGEILRSFTEGLGVLRDQLEGFESDLRRVPDSEEARTLKDEWARLLNEIQRAQATAEESIKKDLLPKLQEELRQLEDRLKSLEKKPEKSPLSI, encoded by the coding sequence ATGTCCGTCAGACACATCAGTTTCATCGTTGCATTGTTACTACTCCTTTTCGGCTGCGGCCGCGACCAGCTCGAATTGAACTTGCAGCTCGACGCTCCGGGCGGTCTGCAACCGGAAGACCCCGTAGTCATCCGGAACCGGATCGTGGGCAGGGTTACCGGTGTGGAAGCAACTGGACAAAGCGGTTACCACGCGAGACTCTCGATCGAGTCCGAGTTTGCCGCGGAGGTTACGCAGAGCGCCCGGTTCGTCGTGGAAGAGGATTCCGACAACCCCGGAAAGCATCGGGTCGAGATTGTCCCGGGAAAGGCGGGCGACGCCCCTTTGACAGACGGAGCCACGGTCAGGGGTACGGTGAGACAGGCGCCGTTTTTTCCCTTTGGCGAAATCTTGCGAAGTTTTACTGAAGGCCTGGGCGTTCTTCGTGACCAGCTGGAAGGCTTTGAGTCCGATCTGCGGCGGGTGCCGGATTCGGAAGAAGCACGAACACTGAAAGACGAATGGGCGCGGTTATTGAACGAGATTCAGAGAGCGCAGGCGACCGCAGAAGAGTCCATCAAAAAGGATTTGTTGCCGAAGCTGCAGGAGGAGCTTCGCCAGCTCGAGGATCGTTTGAAATCTCTCGAGAAAAAACCGGAAAAATCGCCGCTGTCGATTTGA
- a CDS encoding RNA recognition motif domain-containing protein has protein sequence MKNIYVGNLSFQTTEEELRGLFAQYGEVQSVNLITDRFTGQSKGFGFVVMDGNAGQEAIDKLNQTQFGGRAITVNEARPRENNRGGAGTSQRGGFGGQRRGY, from the coding sequence ATGAAGAATATTTACGTAGGCAATTTGTCATTCCAGACCACGGAAGAAGAGCTTCGCGGGTTGTTCGCCCAATATGGCGAGGTTCAGTCGGTGAACCTGATCACCGATCGTTTTACCGGGCAATCCAAGGGCTTCGGCTTTGTCGTCATGGATGGCAATGCCGGACAGGAAGCCATCGATAAATTGAACCAAACCCAATTCGGCGGCCGCGCCATCACCGTCAACGAAGCGCGTCCACGCGAGAACAACCGCGGCGGCGCCGGTACCAGTCAACGCGGCGGCTTCGGCGGCCAGCGTCGCGGTTATTGA